In Dama dama isolate Ldn47 chromosome 20, ASM3311817v1, whole genome shotgun sequence, a single window of DNA contains:
- the LOC133041142 gene encoding M-phase phosphoprotein 6-like yields TSLRGGSSCRPRRPVGISVAAEHKTKLSKNLLRMKFMQRGLDSETKKQLEEEEKKIISEEHWYLDLPELKEKESFIIEEQSFLLCEDLLYGRMSFRGFNPEVEKLMLQMNTKNKAEEVEEQTVELDVSDEEMARRYETSVGTIGKKFAKKRDCAIYEEDENGDIKTIKAKKMFLKPQD; encoded by the coding sequence ACAAGCCTGCGCGGTGGGTCCAGTTGCAGACCGCGGCGCCCGGTGGGAATCAGTGTGGCGGCCGAGCACAAAACTAAGCTGTCCAAGAACTTGCTGCGCATGAAGTTCATGCAAAGGGGACTGGACTCGGAAACCAAGAAACAactagaagaggaagaaaagaaaatcattagtGAAGAGCACTGGTACTTGGATTTGCCTGagctgaaagagaaagagagtttCATTATAGAAGAGCAGAGTTTCTTGTTGTGTGAAGATCTTCTCTATGGAAGAATGTCATTCAGAGGATTTAATCCTGAGGTTGAGAAATTAATGCTTCAGATGAACACTAAGAACAAAGCAGAAGAAGTTGAAGAGCAAACAGTGGAGCTCGATGTGTCAGATGAAGAAATGGCTAGAAGATATGAGACCTCGGTGGGGACAATTGGGAAAAAGTTTGCCAAGAAAAGAGACTGTGCCATTTACGAAGAAGATGAAAATGgagacataaaaacaattaaagcaAAGAAGATGTTCTTAAAGCCCCAAGATTAA